In Sphingomonas sp. R1, a single genomic region encodes these proteins:
- a CDS encoding NAD(P)-dependent oxidoreductase, whose protein sequence is MDLAFLGLGQMGIGMAGALLDAGHTLTVWNRSPDKAAGLTGRGARLARTPREAADGAQAVLTMVADDAALAAVLDGEDGLIAGMAPGTLHLSHSTVAVATTDQLAARHAEAGHLFVSAPVFGRPPVAAQGKLAIVAAGAPEAMEAAAPILDALGRVTFPMGDTPSAANLVKLAGNFMIMATVEAYGEAMSLGEKGGVAREKMLEVFSGTIFDGAIHKVYGPPIAERRHRPAGFAAPLGLKDMRLAGEAAEAVGARLPLLDLVRAHLAETVATEGSDVDVTALAETIAKL, encoded by the coding sequence TCACCGTGTGGAACCGCTCGCCGGACAAGGCGGCGGGCCTCACCGGACGCGGCGCGCGGCTCGCCCGCACGCCCCGCGAAGCCGCCGACGGCGCGCAGGCGGTGCTGACCATGGTCGCGGACGATGCCGCGCTCGCCGCGGTCCTCGATGGCGAGGACGGCCTGATCGCCGGCATGGCGCCGGGCACCTTGCACCTGTCGCACAGCACCGTTGCGGTCGCCACGACCGACCAGCTTGCCGCCCGCCATGCCGAGGCCGGCCACCTGTTCGTCTCCGCCCCCGTGTTCGGCCGCCCGCCGGTCGCAGCCCAAGGCAAGCTCGCCATCGTCGCCGCCGGTGCGCCCGAGGCGATGGAGGCCGCCGCGCCGATCCTCGACGCGCTCGGCCGCGTCACCTTCCCGATGGGCGACACGCCCTCGGCGGCGAACCTGGTGAAGCTCGCCGGCAACTTCATGATCATGGCCACCGTCGAAGCCTATGGCGAAGCGATGTCGCTCGGCGAAAAGGGCGGGGTCGCGCGCGAGAAGATGCTGGAGGTGTTTTCCGGCACGATCTTCGACGGCGCGATCCACAAGGTCTATGGCCCGCCGATCGCCGAGCGCCGCCACCGCCCGGCAGGCTTCGCCGCGCCGCTGGGGCTGAAGGACATGCGCCTCGCCGGCGAAGCCGCCGAGGCGGTCGGCGCCAGGCTGCCGCTGCTCGATCTGGTGCGCGCGCATCTCGCGGAGACGGTCGCAACCGAAGGCAGCGATGTCGACGTGACTGCGCTGGCCGAGACCATCGCCAAGCTGTGA
- a CDS encoding DUF6356 family protein: MITRLFLAHPRSVGESYGEHAATAARFGVTMMVGGAACIVHAVLPFLFVRTASDSVKRLYAQMMARQPAFAEKTPAFRQPEWQLDYEI, translated from the coding sequence ATGATCACTCGGCTTTTCCTCGCCCATCCCCGCAGCGTCGGCGAAAGCTATGGGGAGCATGCCGCCACCGCGGCGCGGTTCGGCGTCACGATGATGGTCGGCGGCGCCGCCTGCATCGTCCATGCGGTGCTGCCGTTCCTGTTCGTGCGCACCGCAAGCGATTCGGTGAAGCGGCTCTACGCCCAGATGATGGCGCGCCAGCCCGCCTTTGCCGAGAAGACGCCGGCGTTCCGGCAGCCCGAGTGGCAGCTCGACTACGAAATCTGA
- a CDS encoding FAD/NAD(P)-binding protein has protein sequence MIEHVAIIGAGFSGTLQAINLIRHEGPRATLVERAPVAGTGLAYGAAHPSHLLNVRAANMSAFPDDPGHLVRWLEARGVANAATSFVPRRVYGDYLREMLAQALAEHPERLRLVHAEVEDVTFDAQGARLQLSDGTLRADAAVLAVGNLPPHDPPGLDPARLSATRYKGDPWDPSVPEDLSDGDTVLVIGTGLTMVDVALLLEARGFTGRIVAVSRRGLLPRPHGPGQDWQKIAERPRTRASKLVRAVRDRAEQVGWRNAVDELRPFTQPMWANASEAERARFLRHLRPWWDVHRHRLAPEVHARLQALIDRGQLEVLAAKTLGFEQGPDGIAVTLRPRGQDAPRTIHAQRIVNCTGPLGDLARTREPLLQRLAERGLIRPDAARIGIDVDNQGQTIAADGRANANLYALGPMTRGAFWEIVAVPDIRTQTWAVARRLSNAHWVGGEGL, from the coding sequence ATGATCGAACACGTCGCCATCATCGGCGCGGGCTTTTCGGGCACGCTCCAGGCGATCAACCTGATCCGCCACGAAGGGCCGCGCGCTACGCTGGTCGAGCGCGCGCCGGTGGCGGGCACCGGCCTCGCGTACGGCGCGGCGCACCCTTCGCACCTGCTCAACGTCCGCGCGGCGAACATGAGCGCCTTTCCCGACGATCCCGGGCATCTGGTCCGCTGGCTGGAAGCGCGCGGCGTGGCGAATGCCGCGACCAGCTTCGTGCCGCGCCGAGTGTACGGCGACTATCTGCGCGAGATGCTGGCCCAGGCGCTGGCCGAGCATCCCGAGCGCCTCCGGCTGGTCCATGCCGAGGTGGAGGACGTGACCTTCGACGCGCAGGGCGCGAGGCTGCAGCTGTCGGACGGCACGCTGCGCGCCGATGCCGCGGTGCTCGCGGTGGGCAATCTGCCGCCGCACGATCCGCCGGGGCTCGACCCCGCACGGCTCTCCGCAACCCGCTACAAGGGCGACCCCTGGGACCCGAGCGTTCCCGAGGACCTGTCGGACGGGGACACCGTGCTGGTGATCGGCACCGGGCTCACCATGGTCGACGTGGCGCTGCTGCTCGAGGCGCGCGGCTTCACGGGCAGGATCGTCGCGGTATCGCGGCGCGGATTGCTGCCCCGCCCCCATGGTCCGGGCCAGGACTGGCAGAAGATCGCCGAGCGCCCGCGCACCCGTGCCTCCAAGCTCGTCCGCGCCGTCCGGGACCGTGCCGAGCAGGTCGGCTGGCGCAACGCCGTCGACGAGCTCCGCCCCTTCACCCAGCCGATGTGGGCCAATGCCAGCGAAGCCGAACGCGCGCGTTTCCTGCGCCATCTGCGCCCCTGGTGGGACGTGCATCGCCACCGCCTCGCCCCCGAGGTCCATGCCCGCCTGCAGGCGCTGATCGATCGCGGCCAGCTGGAAGTGCTCGCCGCCAAGACGCTCGGCTTCGAGCAAGGACCGGACGGGATCGCCGTCACCCTGCGTCCGCGCGGGCAGGATGCGCCGAGGACGATCCACGCCCAGCGCATCGTCAACTGCACCGGCCCGCTCGGCGATCTCGCCCGCACCCGCGAACCGTTGCTCCAGCGCCTCGCCGAACGGGGGCTGATCCGCCCCGATGCCGCCCGCATCGGCATCGATGTCGACAATCAGGGCCAGACCATCGCCGCCGACGGCCGCGCCAATGCGAACCTCTATGCGCTGGGGCCGATGACCCGGGGCGCCTTCTGGGAGATCGTCGCGGTGCCCGACATTCGCACCCAGACCTGGGCGGTCGCCCGCCGGCTCTCCAACGCCCATTGGGTCGGCGGCGAGGGCCTGTAG
- the hppD gene encoding 4-hydroxyphenylpyruvate dioxygenase produces the protein MTDTANPLGLNGFEFVEFTSPDPDAMARQFEQLGFVASHRHPRKNITRYKQGRINLMLNRDDAGRVAAFRGEHGPSASAMAFRVADPKKAMEWALAHGAKPTDEDDTVIQGIGGSYLYFIQDETDLYADWAEFPGWREAEAANSVGLDLLDHLTHNVRRGQMRVWSEFYRTLFGFEEQKYFDIKGKATGLFSQAMIAPDKAIRIPLNESQDDNSQIEEFLREYNGEGIQHLALTTDDIYDTVERLRARGVRLQDTIETYYELVDKRVPGHGEDLERLRKNRILIDGSVENEEGILLQIFTETMFGPIFFEIIQRKGNEGFGNGNFQALFESIELDQIRRGVIKVDA, from the coding sequence ATGACCGATACCGCCAATCCGCTCGGCCTCAACGGCTTCGAGTTCGTCGAGTTCACCTCGCCCGATCCGGACGCGATGGCGCGCCAGTTCGAGCAGCTGGGCTTCGTTGCCAGCCACCGCCATCCGCGCAAGAACATCACGCGCTACAAGCAGGGCCGCATCAACCTGATGCTCAACCGCGACGATGCCGGCCGCGTCGCCGCCTTTCGCGGCGAGCACGGTCCCTCGGCCAGCGCGATGGCGTTCCGCGTGGCGGACCCGAAAAAGGCGATGGAATGGGCACTCGCGCACGGCGCCAAGCCCACGGACGAGGACGACACCGTCATCCAAGGGATCGGCGGCTCCTATCTCTATTTCATCCAGGACGAGACCGACCTCTATGCCGACTGGGCCGAGTTCCCCGGCTGGCGCGAGGCCGAGGCCGCGAACAGCGTCGGGCTCGACCTGCTCGACCACCTCACCCACAATGTCCGCCGCGGCCAGATGCGGGTGTGGAGCGAATTCTACCGCACGCTCTTCGGCTTCGAGGAGCAGAAGTATTTCGACATCAAGGGCAAGGCGACCGGCCTGTTCAGCCAGGCGATGATCGCCCCCGACAAGGCGATCCGCATCCCGCTCAACGAAAGCCAGGACGACAACAGCCAGATCGAGGAATTCCTCCGCGAATATAATGGCGAAGGCATCCAGCATCTCGCGCTGACGACGGACGACATCTACGACACGGTCGAGCGCCTGCGCGCCCGCGGCGTGCGGCTGCAGGACACGATCGAGACCTATTACGAGCTGGTCGACAAGCGCGTCCCCGGGCATGGCGAGGATCTCGAGCGGCTGCGCAAGAACCGCATCCTGATCGACGGTTCGGTGGAGAACGAAGAGGGCATCCTGCTCCAAATCTTCACCGAGACGATGTTCGGCCCGATCTTCTTCGAGATCATCCAGCGCAAGGGCAATGAGGGCTTCGGCAACGGCAATTTCCAGGCGCTGTTCGAGAGCATCGAGCTCGACCAGATCCGCCGCGGCGTGATCAAGGTCGACGCCTGA
- the hmgA gene encoding homogentisate 1,2-dioxygenase: MTQYFPGFGNHVSTEAVAHALPIGRNSPQRPPYGLYAEQLSGTAFTAPRAENHRAWLYRLRPSAEHPPYQPYAGAPLFSPHTPVKPLAPNRLRWDPVPAPPAPVDWIDGMETMLATRDPADLEGVVVHRYAANRDMDNRAFVNADGELLFIPQAGALTLLTELGRIDIAPGHIAVIPRGVRFRVLLPEGSAAGYVAENFGAPFRLPDLGPIGANGLANPRDFETPAASFEDRDEAFELVQKSLASLWITTLPHSPLDVVAWHGNLAPYRYDLARFNTMNTVSFDHPDPSIFTVLTSPSTVAGRANADFVIFPPRWMVAEDTFRPPWFHRNVMSEAMGLIHGAYDAKAEGFAPGGLSLHNLMAGHGPDVASWRGATQAELKPHKIDGTLAFMVETCWPYRPTEHALAHAQPDYDAVWEGFPKAQLP; the protein is encoded by the coding sequence ATGACCCAGTATTTCCCCGGCTTCGGCAACCATGTCTCCACCGAGGCCGTCGCGCACGCGCTGCCGATCGGCCGCAACAGCCCGCAGCGCCCGCCCTATGGCCTCTATGCCGAGCAGCTCTCCGGCACCGCCTTCACCGCGCCGCGTGCCGAGAACCACCGCGCCTGGCTGTACCGCCTGCGCCCCAGCGCCGAGCATCCGCCCTACCAGCCCTATGCGGGCGCGCCCTTGTTCTCGCCGCACACCCCGGTGAAGCCGCTCGCCCCCAATCGCCTGCGCTGGGATCCCGTCCCCGCTCCGCCCGCGCCGGTCGACTGGATCGACGGCATGGAGACGATGCTCGCCACGCGCGATCCTGCCGATCTCGAAGGCGTCGTCGTCCACCGCTATGCCGCCAATCGCGACATGGACAATCGCGCCTTCGTCAACGCCGACGGCGAGCTGCTGTTCATCCCCCAGGCCGGGGCGCTCACGCTGCTGACCGAGCTCGGCCGGATCGACATCGCCCCCGGCCATATCGCCGTGATCCCGCGCGGCGTCCGCTTCCGCGTGCTGCTGCCCGAGGGCAGCGCTGCCGGCTATGTCGCCGAGAATTTCGGCGCGCCGTTCCGCCTCCCCGATCTCGGGCCGATCGGCGCCAACGGCCTCGCCAACCCCCGCGACTTCGAGACGCCCGCCGCCTCGTTCGAGGATCGCGACGAAGCGTTCGAGCTTGTGCAAAAGTCGTTGGCAAGTCTGTGGATAACCACCCTGCCGCACAGCCCGCTGGACGTGGTGGCGTGGCACGGCAACCTCGCGCCCTATCGCTACGATCTCGCCCGGTTCAACACGATGAACACGGTGAGCTTCGACCATCCCGATCCCTCGATCTTCACCGTGCTGACCTCGCCCAGCACCGTGGCAGGCCGGGCCAATGCCGATTTCGTGATCTTCCCGCCACGCTGGATGGTGGCGGAGGACACGTTCCGCCCACCCTGGTTCCACCGCAACGTGATGAGCGAGGCGATGGGGCTGATCCACGGCGCCTATGACGCCAAGGCGGAGGGCTTTGCCCCCGGCGGCCTGTCGCTCCACAATCTGATGGCCGGCCATGGACCCGACGTCGCCAGCTGGCGCGGTGCCACGCAAGCCGAGCTCAAGCCGCACAAGATCGACGGGACCCTGGCGTTCATGGTCGAGACCTGCTGGCCCTACCGCCCGACCGAGCATGCGCTCGCCCACGCCCAGCCGGACTATGACGCGGTATGGGAAGGTTTCCCAAAGGCACAGCTGCCGTGA
- a CDS encoding Rieske (2Fe-2S) protein: MDRLTTTPAGVKLGPLELIPDGTARNFVLEMRAGRFHGFVVRRGARVYGYVDRCAHMPVPLTQQLDAYLTPGATHIQCSWHGALYTVEEGRCVGGPCVGARLLPWPVTTIDGMIVTVGEEQA, from the coding sequence TTGGACCGCCTCACCACCACCCCCGCCGGCGTGAAGCTCGGCCCGCTCGAGCTGATCCCCGACGGCACCGCCCGCAACTTCGTCCTGGAAATGCGCGCCGGCCGGTTCCACGGCTTCGTCGTCCGCCGCGGCGCCCGGGTCTATGGCTATGTCGATCGCTGTGCCCACATGCCCGTCCCGCTGACCCAGCAGCTCGACGCCTATCTCACCCCCGGTGCCACCCATATCCAGTGCAGCTGGCACGGCGCGCTCTACACCGTGGAGGAGGGCCGGTGCGTCGGCGGCCCTTGCGTCGGCGCGCGACTGCTTCCATGGCCCGTGACAACAATCGACGGCATGATCGTGACCGTTGGAGAGGAACAAGCATGA
- a CDS encoding isovaleryl-CoA dehydrogenase, protein MTPDFDFALGDSADMIRDTTARFARDKIAPLAARIDAEDWFPRDELWAAMGELGLHGITVPEADGGLGLGYLEHVIACEEVARASASIGLSYGAHSNLCVNQIARWGNEAQKAKYLPKLISGEHVGSLAMSEAGAGSDVVSMKLKAEKVQGGYVLNGTKFWITNAAYADTLVVYAKTGEGSRGITTFLIEKDMPGFAIGQKIDKMGMRGSPTAELVFTDCEVPEENVMGPLNGGVGVLMSGLDYERAVLAGIQLGIMQACLDVVLPYLRERKQFGQAIGSFQLMQAKVADMYVALNSARAYVYAVARSCDAGKTTRFDAAGAILLASENAFRVAGEAVQALGGAGYTKDWPVERFLRDAKLLDIGAGTNEIRRMLIGRELLGAA, encoded by the coding sequence ATGACCCCGGACTTCGACTTCGCCCTCGGCGATTCCGCCGACATGATCCGCGACACCACCGCGCGCTTCGCCCGCGACAAGATCGCGCCATTGGCGGCGCGGATCGATGCCGAGGACTGGTTCCCGCGCGACGAACTCTGGGCCGCGATGGGCGAGCTGGGGCTGCACGGCATCACCGTGCCGGAAGCCGATGGCGGGCTCGGCCTCGGCTATCTCGAGCATGTCATCGCCTGCGAGGAAGTCGCGCGTGCCTCGGCCTCGATCGGGCTCAGCTACGGCGCGCATTCCAACCTCTGCGTCAACCAGATCGCCCGCTGGGGCAATGAAGCGCAGAAGGCCAAATATCTCCCCAAGCTGATCTCGGGCGAGCATGTCGGCAGCCTGGCGATGTCCGAGGCAGGCGCGGGCTCCGACGTCGTCTCGATGAAGCTCAAGGCCGAAAAGGTCCAGGGCGGCTATGTGCTCAACGGCACCAAGTTCTGGATCACCAACGCGGCCTATGCCGATACCCTCGTCGTCTACGCCAAGACCGGCGAAGGCTCGCGCGGCATCACGACGTTCCTGATCGAGAAGGACATGCCGGGCTTCGCGATCGGCCAGAAGATCGACAAGATGGGCATGCGCGGCTCGCCCACGGCGGAACTGGTGTTCACCGATTGCGAGGTGCCCGAGGAAAACGTGATGGGCCCGCTCAACGGCGGCGTCGGCGTGCTGATGAGCGGCCTCGACTATGAGCGCGCGGTGCTCGCCGGCATCCAGCTCGGCATCATGCAGGCCTGCCTCGATGTCGTCCTGCCCTATCTGCGCGAGCGCAAGCAGTTCGGCCAGGCGATCGGCAGCTTCCAGCTGATGCAGGCCAAGGTCGCCGACATGTATGTCGCGCTCAATTCCGCCCGCGCATACGTCTATGCCGTGGCGCGCAGCTGCGATGCGGGCAAGACGACGCGCTTCGATGCGGCGGGCGCGATCCTGCTCGCCAGCGAGAACGCCTTCCGCGTCGCGGGCGAGGCCGTGCAGGCGCTCGGCGGCGCCGGCTATACCAAGGACTGGCCGGTCGAACGCTTTCTGCGCGACGCCAAGCTGCTCGACATCGGCGCGGGGACCAACGAGATTCGCCGGATGCTGATCGGCCGCGAATTGCTGGGGGCGGCGTGA
- a CDS encoding carboxyl transferase domain-containing protein has product MTAPILPTAVNPDSDPFRAQAAHHRALAAKLRADVAQAALGGSESARAKHVARGKLLPRERVERLLDPGSPFLEIGQLAAFDLYDGEVPGAGVIAGIGRVSGRMVMIVCNDATVKGGTYYPMTVKKHLRAQEIAEANRLPCIYLVDSGGANLPHQAEVFPDKDHFGRIFFNQANMSAKGIPQIACVMGSCTAGGAYVPAMSDESVIVRNQGTIFLAGPPLVKAATGEEISAEDLGGGDLHSRRSGVVDHLAENDEHALTIVRDIVSHLPADRVPDVALKEPRPPKYAPEDLYGILPADVRAPYDVHEVIARLVDGSEFHEFKALYGSSLVCGFAHIWGMPVAILANNGVLFSESAQKGAHFIELACQRRIPLLFLQNISGFMVGGKYEAEGIAKHGAKLVTAVATASVPKLTILIGGSFGAGNYGMCGRAYSPRFLFSWPNARISVMGGEQAASVLATVHRDAAGWSPEEAEAFKAPIRQKYEDEGNPWHATARLWDDGIIDPAQTRDVLGLALAATLNAPIPERPQFGVFRM; this is encoded by the coding sequence ATGACCGCCCCCATCCTCCCCACCGCCGTCAACCCCGACAGCGATCCGTTCCGCGCCCAGGCAGCGCACCACCGCGCGCTCGCCGCGAAGCTCCGCGCCGATGTCGCGCAGGCAGCCCTCGGCGGCAGCGAGTCCGCGCGTGCCAAGCATGTCGCGCGCGGCAAGCTGCTCCCCCGCGAGCGGGTCGAGCGGCTGCTCGATCCGGGCAGCCCGTTCCTCGAGATCGGCCAGCTCGCGGCGTTCGACCTCTATGACGGCGAAGTCCCCGGCGCGGGCGTGATCGCCGGCATCGGCCGCGTCTCCGGCCGCATGGTGATGATCGTCTGCAACGACGCCACCGTGAAGGGCGGCACCTATTACCCGATGACGGTGAAGAAGCATCTCCGCGCGCAGGAGATCGCCGAGGCCAACCGCCTGCCCTGCATTTACCTGGTCGACAGCGGCGGCGCCAACCTGCCGCACCAGGCCGAGGTGTTTCCGGACAAGGACCATTTCGGCCGGATCTTCTTCAACCAGGCGAACATGTCGGCCAAGGGCATCCCGCAGATCGCCTGCGTGATGGGCAGCTGCACTGCCGGCGGCGCCTATGTCCCCGCCATGTCCGACGAGAGCGTGATCGTCCGCAACCAGGGCACGATCTTCCTCGCCGGCCCGCCGCTGGTGAAGGCGGCGACCGGCGAAGAGATCAGCGCCGAAGATCTGGGCGGCGGCGACCTGCACAGCCGCCGCTCGGGCGTGGTCGATCATCTCGCCGAGAATGACGAGCATGCGCTGACCATCGTCCGCGACATCGTCAGCCATCTCCCCGCCGATCGCGTGCCCGATGTCGCGCTCAAGGAGCCGCGCCCGCCCAAATATGCCCCCGAGGATCTCTACGGCATCCTCCCCGCCGACGTCCGCGCGCCCTATGACGTGCACGAGGTGATCGCGCGGCTGGTCGACGGCTCGGAATTCCACGAATTCAAGGCGCTCTACGGCAGCTCGCTGGTGTGCGGTTTCGCGCATATCTGGGGCATGCCGGTCGCGATCCTCGCCAATAACGGCGTGCTGTTCTCCGAAAGCGCGCAGAAGGGCGCGCATTTCATCGAGCTCGCCTGCCAGCGGCGTATCCCCCTGCTCTTCCTCCAGAACATCTCGGGCTTCATGGTCGGCGGGAAATATGAGGCGGAAGGCATTGCGAAACATGGCGCAAAGCTGGTGACCGCAGTGGCGACCGCGAGCGTGCCCAAGCTCACCATCCTGATCGGCGGCAGCTTCGGCGCGGGCAATTACGGCATGTGCGGCCGCGCCTACTCCCCCCGCTTCCTGTTCAGCTGGCCCAATGCCCGCATCAGCGTGATGGGCGGCGAGCAGGCGGCGAGCGTGCTGGCGACGGTCCACCGCGATGCCGCAGGCTGGTCGCCCGAGGAAGCCGAGGCGTTCAAGGCGCCGATCCGCCAGAAATACGAGGACGAGGGCAATCCCTGGCACGCCACCGCGCGGCTGTGGGACGACGGCATCATCGATCCGGCGCAGACCCGCGACGTGCTCGGCCTCGCGCTGGCCGCGACGCTCAACGCGCCGATCCCGGAGCGGCCGCAGTTCGGCGTGTTCCGGATGTGA
- a CDS encoding nuclear transport factor 2 family protein, with protein sequence MLLTLLTLTLAAQTAGLPPPAANPPRSMPSPSKLPPANPLAPPDGSDERAVLATVDRLLAGINARDAAAIGATLRAEGGATVVTEAGNGPATVRYLAWPELLARFQPGPETFDERISSPAVEIDGDVAMVWAPYVFRLNGTVHHCGTNHVSLVREGGAWKIASLSWNQRTTGCPA encoded by the coding sequence ATGCTCCTGACCCTCCTCACCCTCACCCTCGCCGCGCAGACCGCCGGCCTGCCGCCGCCCGCCGCCAACCCGCCGCGCAGCATGCCCTCGCCGAGCAAGCTGCCGCCGGCCAACCCGCTCGCCCCGCCCGACGGCAGCGACGAGCGTGCGGTGCTCGCGACGGTCGACCGGCTGCTCGCCGGCATCAACGCTCGGGACGCCGCCGCGATCGGTGCGACGCTCCGCGCGGAAGGCGGTGCAACCGTGGTCACCGAAGCGGGGAATGGCCCCGCCACCGTGCGCTACCTCGCCTGGCCCGAACTGCTCGCCCGCTTCCAGCCTGGGCCGGAGACGTTCGACGAGCGCATCTCCAGCCCGGCGGTGGAAATCGACGGCGATGTCGCGATGGTCTGGGCACCCTATGTCTTCCGGCTCAACGGCACGGTGCATCATTGCGGCACCAATCATGTCAGCCTGGTCCGCGAGGGCGGCGCCTGGAAGATCGCGAGCCTCAGCTGGAACCAGCGCACCACCGGGTGCCCGGCATGA
- a CDS encoding DUF3088 domain-containing protein, whose protein sequence is MTARDTLFVLDTDWADPAYGGARRFYCKDCVTVEGLLAAFPERAAHIEVIRVPWPRPRAAVVERLGEENQNLPALAFAEGGFANDIEGVLAALHTRHGFPERHP, encoded by the coding sequence ATGACCGCTCGCGACACGCTGTTCGTCCTCGACACCGACTGGGCGGACCCGGCCTATGGCGGCGCGCGGCGCTTCTACTGCAAGGACTGCGTCACCGTGGAGGGCCTGCTCGCCGCCTTCCCCGAGCGCGCGGCGCATATCGAGGTGATCCGCGTCCCCTGGCCCCGCCCCCGCGCGGCGGTGGTCGAGCGGCTCGGCGAGGAAAACCAGAACCTGCCCGCGCTCGCCTTTGCCGAGGGCGGGTTCGCGAACGACATTGAGGGCGTGCTGGCCGCGCTCCACACCCGCCACGGCTTTCCGGAACGCCACCCGTGA
- a CDS encoding acetyl/propionyl/methylcrotonyl-CoA carboxylase subunit alpha, whose translation MLKSLLIANRGEIACRIIRTARAMGLRTIAVYSDADSSALHVRQADEAVHIGPSPARESYLVGEKIIAAARATGAEAIHPGYGFLSENADFAEAVLAAGLVWVGPKPDSIRAMGLKDAAKARMIAAGVPVTPGYLGEDQSPERLQAEADAIGYPVLIKAVAGGGGKGMRRVEGAADFADALASCKREAASSFGDDRVLLEKYILSPRHIEVQVFGDSHGNVVHLFERDCSLQRRHQKVIEEAPAPGMDAETRAAICAAAVRAAKAVDYVGAGTIEFIADASEGLRADRIWFMEMNTRLQVEHPVTEEITGQDLVEWQLRVASGKPLPKRQEELSIHGWAMEARLYAEDPAKGFLPSVGRLEIFRPSPDVRYETGVYEGAEITGFYDPMIAKIVVHAESRLEACEALAQACAATDIFPVKTNAPFLWRALDDEDFRAARINTGFIAEKGDVLLPPAEPTDDMVKQAAAAMIVQEYQGAPTMLHGGDDDLLGAPQPLPWRGALGFRLNAAANRRVAVAVDGKVHVTELPANWRNATVIAEPVADGVAVNDDGLSFLAALPRTGPTSGVAAGDGALLAPMPGRITAVEVAPGAQVTKGQRLVTLEAMKMEHALTAPFDGIVAELPVTAGGQVTEGSLLVRVEKAA comes from the coding sequence ATGCTGAAATCGCTGCTCATCGCCAATCGCGGCGAAATCGCCTGCCGCATCATCCGCACCGCCCGCGCGATGGGTTTGCGCACGATCGCGGTCTATTCGGACGCCGACTCGAGCGCGCTGCACGTCCGCCAGGCCGACGAAGCCGTGCATATCGGCCCCTCGCCGGCGCGCGAGAGCTATCTGGTCGGCGAAAAGATCATCGCCGCGGCCAGGGCGACGGGCGCCGAGGCGATTCATCCGGGCTATGGCTTCCTTTCCGAAAACGCCGACTTCGCCGAAGCGGTGCTCGCCGCCGGGCTGGTCTGGGTCGGCCCGAAGCCGGACAGCATCCGCGCGATGGGCCTCAAGGACGCCGCCAAGGCGCGGATGATCGCAGCCGGCGTACCGGTCACCCCCGGGTATCTCGGCGAGGACCAGTCGCCCGAGCGGCTTCAGGCCGAGGCAGACGCGATCGGCTATCCGGTGCTGATCAAGGCGGTCGCCGGCGGCGGCGGCAAGGGCATGCGGCGGGTGGAAGGTGCCGCCGACTTCGCCGACGCGCTCGCCAGCTGCAAGCGCGAGGCGGCCTCCTCCTTCGGCGACGACCGGGTGCTGCTGGAAAAGTACATCCTGTCCCCCCGGCACATCGAGGTCCAGGTGTTCGGCGACAGCCACGGCAATGTCGTCCACCTGTTCGAGCGCGACTGCTCGCTCCAGCGCCGCCACCAGAAGGTGATCGAGGAAGCCCCCGCCCCCGGCATGGACGCCGAGACGCGCGCGGCGATCTGCGCGGCCGCGGTGCGCGCGGCCAAGGCCGTCGATTATGTCGGCGCGGGCACGATCGAGTTCATCGCCGACGCCAGCGAGGGCCTGCGCGCCGACCGCATCTGGTTCATGGAAATGAACACCCGGCTGCAGGTCGAGCATCCGGTCACGGAGGAGATTACCGGGCAGGATCTGGTCGAATGGCAGCTTCGCGTTGCCAGCGGCAAGCCGCTGCCCAAGCGGCAGGAGGAGCTGTCGATCCACGGCTGGGCGATGGAAGCGCGGCTCTATGCGGAGGATCCCGCCAAGGGGTTCCTGCCGAGTGTGGGGAGGCTGGAGATTTTCCGCCCCTCGCCGGACGTCCGTTACGAGACCGGCGTGTACGAAGGCGCCGAGATCACTGGCTTCTACGATCCGATGATCGCCAAGATCGTGGTGCATGCCGAAAGCCGCCTCGAGGCGTGCGAGGCCCTTGCCCAGGCCTGCGCCGCAACGGACATCTTCCCGGTCAAGACCAACGCGCCCTTCCTCTGGCGGGCGCTGGATGACGAGGATTTCCGGGCCGCCCGCATCAACACCGGCTTCATCGCGGAGAAGGGCGACGTCCTGCTGCCCCCGGCAGAGCCGACCGACGACATGGTCAAGCAGGCGGCAGCCGCGATGATCGTCCAGGAATATCAGGGCGCGCCTACCATGCTGCACGGTGGGGACGACGACCTTCTGGGCGCACCGCAACCCCTTCCGTGGCGCGGCGCCCTCGGGTTCCGCCTGAATGCAGCGGCCAATCGGCGCGTTGCGGTGGCCGTGGACGGGAAGGTGCATGTCACCGAACTGCCTGCGAACTGGCGAAACGCCACGGTTATCGCCGAACCCGTCGCAGACGGCGTGGCGGTGAACGATGACGGCCTGTCGTTTCTCGCCGCGCTGCCACGCACCGGTCCCACGAGCGGCGTCGCCGCCGGGGACGGCGCCCTGCTCGCCCCCATGCCCGGCCGCATCACCGCCGTGGAGGTAGCCCCCGGCGCACAGGTCACCAAGGGCCAGCGGCTCGTCACGCTGGAGGCGATGAAGATGGAGCACGCCCTCACCGCCCCGTTCGACGGCATTGTTGCCGAGCTGCCGGTCACCGCCGGCGGCCAGGTGACCGAGGGCAGCCTCCTCGTCCGGGTGGAGAAGGCGGCATGA